One Candidatus Eremiobacterota bacterium genomic region harbors:
- a CDS encoding radical SAM protein: MPSSHMMFLCTTRCNLKCAHCLRGHSPSPLDIPLPLFERILREGKELGFTTVSLTGGEPCLHPRFDDLLDAAVSQGYTFSVASNGILWYFYAHAAEKYGKTFSSIKISIDGLKREHSLMRGIDNLEDLLSSITHLRKSGLEIIVALCLTKLNYECIEYYLEMCIKNSLSHIEISNTIMTEKNRHLLLNMGEMEKVRKALARFKEKHKIYPIERFLEMSPQNGSIIFCSELGDPSLTINAEGEAIFCCATLEHGAAVGHMEDMTITEAYNKLLEVGKKIVHQRIMDMKENRRFIGFNSCNYCNRVVSDMISRVGRNPS, encoded by the coding sequence ATGCCTTCAAGCCATATGATGTTTCTCTGCACCACACGATGCAACCTGAAGTGCGCCCATTGCCTGAGAGGCCATTCACCTTCACCCCTGGACATCCCCCTGCCCCTCTTTGAGAGAATCCTCAGGGAGGGAAAGGAACTCGGTTTTACCACGGTAAGCCTTACCGGCGGGGAGCCCTGCCTTCATCCCCGCTTTGACGACCTTCTTGACGCTGCAGTCTCTCAGGGCTATACCTTCTCTGTCGCATCAAACGGAATTTTATGGTACTTTTATGCCCACGCCGCGGAAAAATATGGCAAGACGTTCTCCTCGATAAAAATCAGCATCGACGGCTTGAAAAGGGAGCATTCCCTGATGCGCGGCATAGATAATCTCGAAGATTTGCTCTCATCCATCACCCACCTCAGGAAAAGCGGCCTCGAGATAATTGTCGCCCTGTGCCTCACCAAATTGAATTACGAGTGCATCGAATATTACCTGGAGATGTGCATAAAAAACTCTCTGTCTCATATCGAAATAAGTAATACCATCATGACAGAAAAAAACAGGCATCTTCTCCTGAACATGGGAGAGATGGAAAAGGTAAGGAAGGCACTTGCCCGGTTCAAAGAGAAACACAAGATCTACCCGATAGAGCGCTTTCTTGAAATGAGCCCTCAGAATGGCTCCATCATATTCTGCTCTGAGCTGGGCGATCCCTCGCTCACCATCAATGCAGAAGGCGAGGCGATATTCTGCTGTGCCACGCTGGAGCATGGAGCGGCAGTCGGGCACATGGAGGACATGACCATCACAGAAGCCTACAATAAGCTCCTTGAGGTAGGAAAAAAGATAGTCCATCAGAGAATCATGGACATGAAAGAGAACAGACGGTTTATCGGCTTCAACAGCTGCAATTACTGCAACAGGGTGGTGAGCGATATGATCAGCAGAGTGGGCAGGAATCCGTCATGA
- a CDS encoding radical SAM protein has protein sequence MKKVDIKLGYSCNNDCIHCVISDNRDMCLGKGFSEDLSTERYIEEMRDSRERGAEVIVFTGGEPSIRSDLVTLITHARQMGYTIMMQTNGRAFHFADFARKVTKTAPVNYCVALHADREELHDAITRKKGSFRETVMGIKNLVNLGAEVSGKIVLSKVNLPRLEHTSEYLVALGVSAVSIVFPHACGNARKLFADVVPSYTSLVPALHRAIASLESYGIPVDVEAVPFCLMTGFERYVQDLTYFLSDETELKQYGLEPIMDWARERKRIKRKFTRCRECRFDLLCEGPWMEYPEHFGDGEFIPVRGEKLRDAAVVLRGAPFFTGPATLLTHHALSW, from the coding sequence ATGAAAAAGGTTGACATCAAGCTCGGATACTCGTGCAACAATGACTGCATCCATTGCGTGATCTCCGACAACAGGGACATGTGCCTTGGGAAAGGCTTCTCTGAGGATCTCTCCACGGAGAGGTATATCGAGGAAATGCGCGACAGCAGGGAGAGAGGCGCAGAGGTTATCGTGTTTACGGGAGGAGAGCCTTCCATCAGGAGCGACCTGGTCACGCTCATCACCCATGCGCGGCAGATGGGATACACCATAATGATGCAGACCAACGGGAGGGCATTCCACTTTGCTGACTTTGCCAGGAAAGTAACGAAAACGGCCCCTGTCAACTATTGCGTGGCCCTCCATGCCGACAGGGAGGAGCTCCACGACGCCATTACCAGAAAAAAGGGGAGCTTCAGGGAGACCGTCATGGGGATTAAAAACCTTGTGAACCTGGGAGCAGAGGTTTCAGGGAAAATCGTTCTTTCCAAGGTGAACCTCCCGCGGCTTGAGCACACCTCGGAGTATCTCGTGGCTCTTGGTGTCAGTGCAGTGAGTATTGTATTCCCCCATGCATGCGGCAATGCGAGAAAGCTCTTTGCCGACGTGGTCCCTTCCTATACCTCCCTTGTCCCTGCCCTCCACCGCGCCATTGCTTCTCTTGAGTCCTATGGAATACCGGTGGACGTCGAGGCCGTCCCTTTCTGCCTGATGACAGGCTTTGAGCGCTATGTCCAGGATCTGACGTACTTCTTAAGCGACGAGACAGAATTGAAGCAATACGGCCTGGAGCCCATCATGGACTGGGCACGGGAGAGAAAGAGGATAAAGAGGAAATTCACCCGGTGCAGAGAGTGCCGCTTTGATCTCCTCTGCGAAGGCCCCTGGATGGAGTACCCCGAGCACTTCGGCGACGGCGAGTTTATCCCCGTGAGGGGGGAAAAGCTCAGAGATGCCGCCGTGGTGCTGCGCGGAGCCCCCTTTTTCACAGGCCCCGCCACCCTTCTCACCCACCATGCGCTCTCCTGGTGA
- the recF gene encoding DNA replication/repair protein RecF, which produces MRIKSFSIKDFRNITRLELEPHEGITLFFGENAQGKSNILEALGLLSTGRSFRTMREAELIAWQSSCSRVEAEVSQGGLNSEVTFVLIREKDHSLRKKIVLNGAPLKKLSQYIGKVKNVIFSRHDLAIITGAPFSRRRFLDHMLCLINPSYLFSLQRYYSTLKERNHWLKSARPEKNPEMEGVWKEQLTRYGTPLLKERKELLEKFSLTLASLYHDLTGEKEKLTIGYSPSFGLQGSDESTIHRHFLAVMEKSRSLEKARRTTLYGPHRDDFNVMLENIPLRAFGSQGQQRYAAIALKLAESETIEGSTGDLPVLLMDDCFSELDEARARHLWRHLGTRGQVFLSSHFIPVPRTLQEGCTIYTVREGRITAYE; this is translated from the coding sequence ATGAGAATAAAGAGCTTTTCCATCAAAGATTTCAGGAACATCACCCGTTTGGAGCTGGAGCCCCATGAAGGAATCACTCTCTTTTTCGGGGAAAATGCCCAGGGAAAAAGCAACATCCTTGAAGCACTGGGGCTTCTCTCCACGGGGCGCTCTTTCCGCACCATGCGGGAGGCTGAGCTTATCGCCTGGCAAAGCTCATGCTCCAGGGTGGAAGCAGAAGTGTCGCAGGGCGGGCTGAATTCAGAGGTAACCTTTGTGCTGATAAGGGAAAAAGATCACTCACTGAGAAAGAAGATCGTCCTCAACGGCGCTCCCTTGAAAAAGCTCTCCCAGTATATCGGCAAAGTGAAAAACGTGATATTTTCCCGCCATGACCTTGCCATCATCACCGGAGCTCCCTTTTCCAGGAGGCGCTTCCTGGATCACATGCTCTGCCTGATAAATCCCTCTTATCTCTTCAGTCTCCAGCGCTACTACAGCACCCTCAAGGAAAGAAACCACTGGCTTAAGTCGGCAAGACCTGAGAAAAACCCTGAGATGGAGGGGGTCTGGAAAGAACAGCTCACCCGTTACGGGACACCACTCCTCAAAGAGAGAAAGGAGCTCCTTGAAAAGTTTTCTCTCACCCTGGCCTCACTCTATCATGACCTCACCGGTGAAAAGGAAAAGCTCACCATAGGCTACTCCCCCTCCTTCGGTCTCCAGGGAAGCGATGAGAGCACCATTCACCGGCATTTCCTGGCGGTCATGGAAAAAAGCAGGAGCCTCGAAAAGGCGAGGCGTACCACCTTGTACGGCCCCCACCGCGATGATTTTAATGTCATGCTTGAGAATATCCCCCTGAGGGCCTTCGGCTCCCAGGGGCAGCAGCGCTATGCGGCCATTGCACTGAAGCTTGCCGAGAGCGAGACCATTGAGGGCTCCACGGGCGATCTGCCGGTACTCCTCATGGACGATTGCTTTTCCGAACTCGACGAGGCAAGGGCCCGGCATCTCTGGCGGCACCTCGGCACAAGGGGGCAGGTCTTTCTCTCCTCCCATTTCATCCCTGTGCCCCGCACCCTGCAGGAGGGATGCACCATTTACACCGTCAGGGAGGGAAGGATTACCGCCTATGAGTAA
- a CDS encoding DUF721 domain-containing protein, with amino-acid sequence MSKLLREIIEKSMQRLRSDNHFQAQWIFLQWSQSAGHEIDRKTQPFKFSGGTLFVHTTDSVWVAHLTGLKKALLEELNRHCAPLAVKDIRFSAVFPFRKIRVQKPAPEEEEPEVTLSQEEEQAIDAIASEVSDEALRARLASIMRKERISLGRKKARGGKPCAGCGVIVERGTLCPFCVLEEASRQPPVPRRPEDS; translated from the coding sequence ATGAGTAAGCTCCTCAGAGAGATTATTGAAAAGTCCATGCAGAGGCTCCGGAGCGACAATCATTTCCAGGCGCAATGGATATTTCTCCAGTGGTCGCAGTCGGCGGGCCACGAAATAGACAGAAAAACTCAGCCCTTCAAGTTTTCCGGCGGCACGCTCTTTGTGCACACCACAGACTCTGTCTGGGTAGCACACCTCACGGGACTCAAGAAGGCGCTCCTCGAGGAGCTCAACAGGCACTGCGCCCCCCTTGCGGTGAAGGACATCAGATTTTCCGCAGTATTTCCCTTCCGGAAAATCAGGGTACAGAAGCCGGCCCCGGAAGAGGAGGAACCTGAGGTGACGCTCTCGCAGGAGGAGGAACAGGCCATAGACGCCATCGCCTCGGAAGTGAGCGACGAAGCTCTCAGGGCCCGTCTCGCGTCGATCATGAGGAAGGAGAGAATCTCCCTGGGCAGGAAAAAGGCCAGGGGGGGGAAACCCTGCGCCGGGTGCGGGGTCATTGTTGAGAGGGGAACACTGTGTCCCTTTTGTGTGCTTGAGGAGGCTTCCCGGCAGCCTCCTGTTCCACGTCGTCCCGAAGATAGCTGA
- a CDS encoding DUF4870 domain-containing protein produces the protein MKILPPLEEEDTMLSALSYPFWYVTAWFVFFSRKKDEPFVKFHTIQSIAFGLAMSAGYLLLIFMLVGIFHCVPSLRKIIHEQGFVWKGYMAQGFFMVAVFLVFLLLFFVGLSLILYYSNKAWKGEYFKIPFIGQRIEDRYFSYLRDDVEQEAAGKPPQAHKRDTVFPSQQ, from the coding sequence ATGAAAATACTTCCTCCTCTGGAAGAAGAAGACACCATGCTCTCGGCTCTCTCGTATCCTTTCTGGTATGTGACAGCCTGGTTCGTGTTTTTTTCCAGGAAAAAGGATGAGCCCTTCGTCAAGTTCCATACCATCCAGTCCATCGCCTTCGGCCTGGCCATGAGTGCCGGGTACCTGCTCCTTATCTTCATGCTGGTGGGGATTTTTCACTGTGTCCCCTCTCTCAGGAAGATAATCCATGAGCAGGGATTTGTATGGAAAGGCTACATGGCTCAGGGTTTTTTCATGGTGGCAGTATTTCTGGTCTTTCTTCTGCTCTTCTTTGTCGGGCTTTCCCTTATCCTTTATTATTCAAATAAAGCTTGGAAGGGCGAATACTTCAAGATCCCCTTTATCGGCCAGAGGATAGAGGACCGCTACTTCAGCTATCTTCGGGACGACGTGGAACAGGAGGCTGCCGGGAAGCCTCCTCAAGCACACAAAAGGGACACAGTGTTCCCCTCTCAACAATGA
- a CDS encoding M23 family metallopeptidase, which translates to MEGRRKATQKSFLKKAWTVRFVSSSSRHTHVVKIKPMHIILALVLIFSAAMALVRHNTQKIKAKEEQLVALKDSSVQQEQIIDTLKVEKKQISNLVEKQNHEMSAKLEALEKKSNEVRKIVGIKTDSKSIASRKRPLRGSRGGNASVFKIRNEMKVLSHKLSAQTREMSLLEVEAKAFKKEQDRQRMLRMLEAIPSQWPASGAFMSGYGMRMHPIYGYERFHSGIDIAAPYGSSIYATAYGTVTYSDYYSGYGYTVLIDHGNGITTLYGHCSALMVKQGDVVRKGQLIAQMGSTGVSTGSHVHYEVQMAGSPVNPEPYLEYSGMKLAQLKKRFGIN; encoded by the coding sequence ATGGAGGGAAGAAGAAAGGCGACACAGAAAAGCTTTTTGAAAAAGGCCTGGACTGTCAGATTCGTATCTTCCAGTTCACGGCACACCCACGTAGTAAAGATCAAACCGATGCACATCATTCTTGCCCTTGTGCTGATCTTTTCCGCAGCCATGGCGCTTGTAAGGCATAACACCCAGAAGATAAAAGCAAAAGAAGAACAGCTTGTGGCTCTCAAGGATTCCAGCGTTCAGCAGGAACAGATTATTGACACCCTCAAGGTGGAGAAAAAGCAGATATCGAATCTCGTGGAGAAGCAGAACCACGAGATGTCGGCAAAACTCGAAGCCCTCGAGAAGAAAAGCAACGAAGTGCGGAAAATAGTAGGGATAAAAACAGATTCCAAGTCTATTGCCTCAAGGAAGCGTCCCCTGCGGGGATCAAGAGGCGGAAATGCGAGCGTCTTCAAAATAAGGAACGAGATGAAGGTGCTCAGTCACAAGTTGTCAGCGCAGACCAGGGAAATGAGCCTCCTTGAGGTGGAGGCGAAGGCCTTCAAGAAGGAGCAGGACCGGCAAAGGATGCTCAGGATGCTTGAGGCCATTCCGTCGCAGTGGCCCGCTTCAGGCGCATTCATGTCGGGATATGGGATGCGGATGCACCCGATTTACGGATACGAAAGGTTTCATTCCGGCATCGACATCGCCGCTCCCTACGGGTCATCGATCTATGCCACCGCTTACGGAACTGTCACTTACAGCGACTATTATTCCGGCTACGGCTACACCGTCCTGATAGATCATGGGAACGGTATCACGACTCTCTACGGCCACTGCTCCGCCCTCATGGTCAAGCAGGGCGATGTGGTGAGAAAAGGCCAGCTCATTGCCCAGATGGGCTCCACGGGAGTCTCGACGGGCTCCCACGTGCACTATGAGGTTCAGATGGCCGGGTCGCCGGTGAACCCCGAACCGTACCTTGAGTATTCAGGGATGAAGCTCGCGCAGCTGAAAAAGAGGTTCGGCATCAACTGA
- the tadA gene encoding tRNA adenosine(34) deaminase TadA, whose protein sequence is MESVDSLYMREALCEARAAFDIGEIPVGALIVKGGQVLSRAHNTRETCRDPLGHAEMTAIKRAAEVIGDWRLEGCTLYVTLEPCPMCAGALLEARVERVVFGAHDEKIGAVGSVLNIADYPGLGRTVRVKAGVLEGECRMVLERFFRERLRASRAHEGEMAEPG, encoded by the coding sequence ATGGAAAGCGTTGACAGTCTGTATATGAGAGAGGCCCTCTGCGAGGCTCGGGCAGCCTTCGATATAGGTGAAATCCCCGTGGGGGCCCTCATAGTGAAGGGGGGGCAAGTGCTCAGCAGGGCTCACAACACAAGGGAGACCTGCCGTGATCCCCTCGGCCATGCAGAGATGACGGCGATAAAAAGGGCCGCCGAGGTGATTGGGGACTGGCGTCTTGAGGGGTGCACCCTCTACGTGACTCTCGAGCCCTGTCCCATGTGTGCCGGAGCTCTCCTGGAAGCCCGCGTGGAAAGGGTTGTGTTTGGGGCTCACGATGAAAAAATAGGCGCCGTAGGTTCGGTGCTGAACATAGCGGACTATCCCGGTCTCGGGAGAACTGTCAGGGTCAAGGCCGGCGTGCTTGAAGGGGAGTGCCGCATGGTGCTTGAGCGCTTCTTCAGGGAGCGTCTCAGGGCATCCCGGGCACATGAAGGAGAGATGGCTGAGCCTGGTTGA
- the dnaN gene encoding DNA polymerase III subunit beta: MRATIHKKDLENAISIASNAISQKSPLPILSHFLINAETGRLKVSATDLELGIECVTDAQVIEEGSFTTPADKFKDIVKLLPDEDLSLQKDGEELEVKCSSSNYRFMTLPPDEFPLIPRFDEKPDIVISQRNLKETIRSVIFATASKEETRAVLTGVLVIVKGNTADFIATDGRRLAMMKEDIERDSPKELKFVIPGHTLSEISKFLKDTDDKVRIGVKSGQVFFDTGSVFILSRILEGKFPQFEQVIPERSSKKITISRQKFLSAMRRTLIMAQEKNNPFLVKTFIKSDRLILKANTPDVGSAYEEVPCSLEGDEVEIAFNGQYFLDVLATLQDETVIFEVSNNESPGVIKPKGKDKYLYVVMPVRIKEEAAVE; encoded by the coding sequence ATGAGAGCTACCATCCACAAAAAGGATCTTGAAAACGCCATATCCATTGCCTCCAACGCAATAAGCCAGAAGAGCCCCCTTCCCATCCTCTCGCATTTTCTCATCAATGCCGAGACAGGAAGGCTTAAGGTATCAGCGACGGATCTGGAGCTGGGAATTGAGTGCGTCACAGACGCCCAGGTGATTGAAGAGGGCTCCTTTACTACTCCTGCCGACAAGTTCAAGGATATAGTGAAGCTGCTTCCCGATGAGGATCTCTCCCTTCAGAAGGATGGAGAGGAGCTCGAGGTGAAATGCAGCTCCTCTAATTACCGGTTCATGACGCTCCCGCCCGATGAATTTCCCCTCATCCCGAGGTTTGACGAGAAGCCTGACATCGTGATATCGCAGAGGAATCTCAAGGAGACTATAAGGAGCGTCATATTCGCGACAGCTTCAAAGGAGGAGACGAGGGCGGTCCTTACAGGCGTGCTGGTGATAGTGAAAGGCAACACCGCCGACTTCATTGCCACTGACGGCAGACGGCTCGCCATGATGAAGGAAGATATTGAGAGGGATTCACCAAAAGAGCTGAAATTTGTTATTCCAGGCCATACCCTCTCCGAAATATCGAAGTTTCTCAAGGATACCGACGACAAGGTCCGGATAGGAGTGAAAAGCGGGCAGGTCTTCTTTGACACGGGAAGCGTCTTTATCCTCTCGAGGATTCTTGAAGGGAAGTTTCCCCAGTTTGAACAGGTGATTCCCGAGCGTTCAAGCAAAAAAATCACCATATCGAGGCAGAAGTTTCTCTCCGCGATGAGACGTACTCTCATCATGGCCCAGGAAAAAAACAACCCTTTTCTTGTGAAGACTTTTATCAAGAGTGACAGGCTTATTCTGAAGGCCAATACACCTGACGTGGGCAGTGCCTATGAGGAGGTCCCCTGCTCACTTGAGGGTGACGAGGTGGAGATTGCCTTCAATGGACAGTATTTTCTTGATGTGCTTGCCACTCTTCAGGATGAGACGGTGATATTTGAGGTGAGCAATAACGAGAGCCCCGGCGTGATAAAGCCAAAGGGGAAGGACAAGTACCTCTATGTCGTAATGCCGGTGAGGATAAAAGAAGAGGCTGCGGTGGAATGA
- the dnaA gene encoding chromosomal replication initiator protein DnaA, with protein sequence MNESVKSPDIELLWKECLKILENSVEKPTFEMCLKDVKPLSLEKNTFTIGVTPFAKNLLKRKSECKKLITDTLSGLSGERYTLSITAMEPQGNGSTKEEPHGLLQAPQASPSRELQQPAPQAFFLNPRYTFDTFVVGNSNNFAWSACRAVSDSPGSSYNPLFIYGGVGLGKTHLLQAIGNEIMGTRNTLNVFYISTEKFASELIRCLEERKMVQFKDKYRNVDVLLIDDIQFLIGKERTQDEFFHTFNALHDERKQIVLTSDRPPKEIPTLSDRLRSRFEWGLIADIQSPDIETREAILRRKADSEKIKVPLEVIAFIAEKITSNIRELEGALIRVVAYASFHKKNIDLQIAQDALKSILPDTQDRFLTPEIIQKKVAEYFGIKATDIISIRRDQRFAYPRHIAMYLTKELTNLSYPDTAKAFGKKDHSTVIHAYNKVTGLLDDPSTKNNIENIKNQLKDRS encoded by the coding sequence ATGAACGAGTCTGTTAAATCACCTGACATTGAGCTGCTCTGGAAAGAGTGCCTGAAGATTCTTGAGAATTCCGTCGAAAAGCCCACCTTCGAAATGTGCCTCAAGGACGTAAAGCCCCTTTCGCTGGAAAAGAACACCTTTACCATTGGAGTAACGCCCTTCGCAAAAAACCTCCTCAAAAGGAAAAGCGAGTGCAAGAAGCTCATCACCGACACCCTTTCCGGCCTCAGCGGCGAACGGTACACCCTCAGCATCACCGCCATGGAACCCCAGGGAAACGGGTCAACGAAGGAAGAGCCCCATGGACTTCTCCAGGCGCCCCAGGCGTCCCCTTCCAGAGAGCTCCAGCAACCGGCGCCGCAGGCATTCTTTCTGAACCCACGCTATACCTTTGATACCTTTGTCGTGGGAAACAGCAACAACTTTGCCTGGTCGGCCTGCCGCGCCGTCTCGGACTCACCCGGATCGTCATACAATCCCCTTTTCATTTACGGAGGCGTGGGCCTTGGCAAAACCCACCTTCTCCAGGCAATCGGCAATGAGATAATGGGCACCAGGAACACCCTCAACGTGTTTTACATCTCGACGGAAAAATTCGCCTCAGAGCTTATCCGGTGCCTTGAAGAGCGCAAGATGGTGCAGTTCAAGGACAAGTACCGGAACGTGGACGTGCTCCTCATCGACGACATCCAGTTCCTGATAGGCAAGGAGAGGACCCAGGACGAGTTTTTCCACACCTTCAACGCCCTCCATGATGAAAGAAAGCAGATAGTGCTCACAAGTGACAGGCCTCCCAAGGAGATACCCACCCTCTCCGACAGGCTCAGATCCCGCTTTGAATGGGGCCTCATCGCCGACATCCAGTCGCCTGACATAGAGACAAGGGAGGCCATCCTCAGGAGAAAAGCTGATTCTGAAAAGATAAAGGTGCCCCTCGAGGTTATCGCCTTTATCGCGGAGAAAATCACGTCAAACATCAGGGAGCTCGAGGGAGCCCTTATCCGCGTCGTGGCTTACGCTTCGTTTCACAAGAAGAACATTGATCTCCAGATAGCCCAGGACGCTCTCAAGAGCATCCTGCCTGACACTCAGGACAGGTTTCTCACCCCTGAGATAATCCAGAAGAAGGTTGCCGAATACTTCGGCATAAAGGCTACTGACATCATCAGCATAAGGAGGGACCAGAGATTTGCCTATCCCCGCCATATCGCCATGTATCTCACCAAGGAGCTTACCAACCTCTCCTACCCTGATACGGCAAAAGCCTTTGGAAAAAAAGACCACTCCACGGTCATTCATGCCTACAACAAGGTGACAGGACTCCTCGACGATCCTTCCACAAAAAACAATATTGAAAATATTAAAAACCAGTTAAAAGATCGCTCGTAA
- the rpmH gene encoding 50S ribosomal protein L34 translates to MKRTYQPKKRIRKKEHGFLKRSATKSGRNVLKRRMQKGRKRLSA, encoded by the coding sequence ATGAAAAGAACATATCAGCCCAAGAAGCGCATAAGAAAGAAAGAGCATGGATTTCTGAAGAGAAGCGCGACAAAAAGCGGCAGGAATGTATTGAAGAGAAGGATGCAGAAGGGAAGGAAGCGCCTTTCCGCGTAG
- the rnpA gene encoding ribonuclease P protein component, with protein MHEASTLKHTWEFSRIITEGRSVSHRLLVLYISSAGPSIRFGICVGKKIGSSVARNRIKRKLREIVRLNINRISPGWDFVLVARAPSSNAAFHLLQEGFLEVCARAGILNERQER; from the coding sequence ATGCACGAAGCCTCAACTCTCAAGCACACGTGGGAGTTCTCCCGGATAATCACAGAGGGGAGAAGCGTGTCCCATCGCCTGCTTGTGCTCTATATTTCCAGTGCCGGGCCGTCTATCCGCTTCGGCATCTGCGTAGGCAAGAAAATAGGATCTTCAGTGGCAAGAAACAGGATAAAACGGAAGCTCAGAGAGATTGTAAGGCTCAACATAAACAGGATAAGCCCTGGATGGGACTTTGTGCTTGTCGCAAGAGCACCGAGCAGCAACGCGGCCTTTCACCTTCTGCAGGAAGGCTTTCTTGAGGTCTGTGCCAGAGCGGGGATCTTGAATGAAAGGCAGGAGAGGTGA
- the yidD gene encoding membrane protein insertion efficiency factor YidD has product MRELVILMIRLYQFLRKPFPPVCRFTPSCSQYTLEAVAAYGFWKGTSMGVKRILKCHPFHKGGYDPVK; this is encoded by the coding sequence GTGAGAGAACTCGTAATCCTTATGATAAGGCTCTACCAGTTCCTCAGGAAACCCTTTCCTCCCGTGTGCCGCTTTACGCCGAGCTGCTCCCAGTATACCCTGGAGGCAGTAGCGGCCTATGGATTCTGGAAAGGTACCTCCATGGGAGTGAAGAGAATATTGAAATGCCACCCCTTTCACAAAGGGGGCTACGATCCGGTGAAATAG
- a CDS encoding YidC/Oxa1 family membrane protein insertase, producing the protein MQYIQQFLMQVIDFLYELTGNYGWSIVILSGLIKVALYIPTNQQYKAMKDMQAIQPEIKKLQEKFKDDPQKMNAEMMLLYKKHKVNPLGGCIPLLIQMPILWGIWQTISGYNEVFARAYFLWIGSPLSYKYPAVFAKSLAGHDMPLLILYGFSMYLTQKTSTSDPATAKAQMGMSIFMPIFFTYMMWQWKFPCALILYWLMFNLLSVFQQAMIMKSSKPAPAVEKGAAL; encoded by the coding sequence TTGCAGTATATCCAGCAGTTTTTGATGCAGGTCATAGATTTCCTCTATGAGCTCACGGGAAATTACGGGTGGTCCATCGTGATCCTTTCGGGTCTGATAAAGGTCGCCCTTTATATTCCCACCAACCAGCAGTACAAGGCCATGAAGGACATGCAGGCCATTCAGCCTGAGATAAAGAAGCTGCAGGAGAAGTTCAAGGACGATCCCCAGAAGATGAACGCCGAGATGATGCTTCTTTACAAGAAGCACAAGGTGAACCCCCTGGGGGGCTGCATTCCGCTCCTGATCCAGATGCCCATCCTGTGGGGAATCTGGCAGACCATCTCAGGCTACAATGAAGTCTTTGCGAGGGCTTATTTCCTCTGGATCGGAAGCCCTCTCTCCTACAAGTATCCCGCGGTGTTTGCAAAGAGCCTTGCGGGCCATGACATGCCCCTTCTTATCCTCTACGGGTTCAGCATGTATCTCACCCAGAAAACGAGCACCTCCGACCCCGCAACAGCGAAAGCCCAGATGGGCATGAGCATCTTCATGCCCATCTTTTTCACTTACATGATGTGGCAGTGGAAGTTTCCCTGCGCACTTATCCTTTACTGGCTCATGTTCAATCTCCTGAGCGTCTTCCAGCAGGCCATGATCATGAAGTCTTCTAAGCCTGCGCCTGCCGTGGAAAAGGGAGCCGCCTTGTAA
- the jag gene encoding RNA-binding cell elongation regulator Jag/EloR, with the protein MKVVEEYGRTVEEAKKAALEKLGASADDKRIEVEVIDEGSKGVLGWGTKFARVRVKFKEEAEDKAEEVISTVLKILDLTGEIEKESVEGQLHFNVVGGDLGLLIGRRGQTLEALQFIVNLIVNRDSKEKMKIVLDVEGYRSRREKSLQDLARRLAEKARQERKNVVLEPMMANERRLIHLALQDNPHVSTFSQGEEPLRKVVISPKKTAS; encoded by the coding sequence ATGAAAGTAGTCGAAGAATACGGAAGAACAGTCGAGGAGGCAAAGAAGGCCGCTCTTGAAAAGCTTGGCGCATCAGCCGACGACAAGCGCATCGAAGTGGAGGTCATTGACGAAGGCTCCAAGGGAGTCCTCGGCTGGGGAACCAAATTTGCGCGCGTGAGGGTGAAGTTCAAGGAAGAGGCCGAGGATAAAGCGGAAGAAGTCATTTCCACGGTACTGAAGATTCTGGATCTTACCGGGGAGATCGAGAAGGAATCCGTTGAAGGCCAGCTTCATTTCAATGTCGTGGGAGGCGACCTGGGGCTTCTCATAGGGAGGCGCGGCCAGACCCTTGAAGCCCTCCAGTTTATTGTGAACCTTATTGTGAACCGTGACAGCAAGGAAAAAATGAAAATCGTCCTTGATGTCGAGGGATACCGCTCCAGGAGGGAGAAAAGCCTCCAGGACCTTGCGAGGCGTCTTGCTGAAAAAGCTCGTCAGGAAAGGAAAAATGTAGTGCTCGAGCCGATGATGGCCAATGAGAGAAGGTTAATCCACCTTGCCTTGCAGGACAATCCTCATGTGAGCACTTTTTCACAGGGCGAGGAGCCTCTGAGAAAAGTGGTCATAAGTCCCAAGAAGACGGCGTCCTGA